A single window of Aspergillus flavus chromosome 4, complete sequence DNA harbors:
- a CDS encoding fungal-specific transcription factor domain protein: MEPEGPESDSRESLPIRRACDQCRLRKIRCDKRSPCSNCRSSQIACRTTGAGQKPREPRRRVLISDQYEKKIDLIEDRLSSIEQVLRDVKSTITSSTPAETCFHATPDSGQLTPSTSGLVPDINATLDQHESGPAFEGNSSLAAHSAYASQFLETAVSRSALQLSSPTINTALSTLKQLVNMQDNQAHPSSRDVRFPNQKAMPRSGLRNLNMPPVQVVLPLLRHMKENPSTVLLGFFPFITADSLFERCRQVYFATEEYSDATFIVVNACLVYLFSEFSFSESETSKREIYDKYHDLCRVNLETGLANLSLLTPATMESIEALSMGAIHAIEISKPSLALALTSTAFRLCQTLGYHRASSMENDSYTVKQNKRRLFWSVYVTEKALSLRLGRASSIQDYDISLPTTFELLGDFEPWRTIYPLWINLARIQGKVYEMLYSPAALRKPADERASYARQLAAEMQMNVEEPFKKASPKFSNISALDEIYLKSDQVCRLSVLTLIYRAIPAAVDSRSTFVDDCIETARVTLELHQSCMTMMEEGNRSNEVKCSYLHWTIMYSPFVPFIVLFCHVIESSSYSDLIRLEDFVNSLQPNCSLSEAIAKMHRLCQVLSNVARLYVEAKAQAQTQENEDLASVGQEFDVYLSALGLAPTQAEAGDVRWNGPVPVPGPIPQGLAEGAEGQGFQNTMPPTTLGSWFSGNQHMMGLLEEDLSLFDPSAWS; encoded by the exons ATGGAGCCCGAGGGCCCCGAGAGTGATAGCAGGGAGTCTCTTCCCATTCGGCGTGCA TGTGACCAATGTCGTCTTAGAAAG ATACGATGTGACAAGCGTTCGCCTTGCTCCAATTGCCGTAGTTCGCAGATTGCTTGTCGCACCACAGGCGCAGGTCAAAAGCCTCGCGAGCCACGGAGACGAGTCCTAATCTCCGATCAATA tgaaaagaaaatcgatTTAATCGAAGATCGCCTGTCCAGCATAGAGCAAGTCCTTCGTGACGTGAAATCCACTATTACCTCCAGTACTCCTGCTGAAACCTGCTTCCATGCAACTCCAGATTCAGGACAGTTGACTCCATCTACTTCTGGACTTGTGCCTGACATCAATGCTACGTTAGACCAACACGAGTCTGGCCCTGCGTTCGAGGGCAATTCATCTCTTGCAGCCCATTCGGCTTATGCGAGTCAATTTCTGGAGACAGCAGTCTCACGTAGCGCGCTGCAACTATCCAGTCCAACGATCAACACCGCCCTTTCAACGCTCAAGCAGCTTGTCAACATGCAGGATAATCAGGCTCATCCTTCCTCACGCGACGTTCGCTTCCCCAACCAGAAAGCCATGCCGAGATCAGGACTGCGGAATTTGAACATGCCTCCTGTACAGGTTGTCTTACCACTGTTGCGCCATATGAAAG AGAATCCTTCAACTGTCTTACTAGggtttttcccttttataACAGCCGACAGCCTTTTTGAGAGGTGCCGCCAGGTGTACTTCGCCACCGAGGAATACTCTGATGCTACGTTCATTGTGGTGAATGCATGCCTCGTATATCTTTTTAGTGAATTTAGCTTCTCAGAAAGTGAAACCTCAAAGCGAGAAATATATGATAAATATCACGACCTCTGTCGTGTTAACCTTGAGACAGGTCTAGCGAACCTGAGTCTTTTGACGCCTGCAACAATGGAGTCAATAGAAGCCCTCAGCATGGGA GCTATTCACGCAATCGAAATTTCGAAGCCCTCCTTGGCGTTAGCGTTGACTTCAACCGCATTTCGGCTGTGCCAGACGCTCGGTTATCATCGGGCCTCATCAATGGAGAACGACAGTTACACCGTGAAGCAAAACAAGCGCCGTTTATTTTGGTCAGTTTATGTCACAGAGAAAGCCCTTTCGCTGCGGCTAGGCCGTGCATCATCCATACAGGATTATGATATTTCATTACCCACCACATTTGAACTTCTTGGAGATTTTGAGCCGTGGAGAACTATCTATCCGCTATGGATTAATCTAGCCAGAATCCAGGGTAAGGTGTATGAGATGCTCTATAGCCCTGCAGCCCTGCGTAAGCCTGCAGACGAAAGGGCGTCATATGCCCGTCAATTGGCAGCAGAGATGCAAATGAACGTTGAAGAACCATTCAAG AAGGCCAGCCCGAAATTCTCGAACATCTCTGCACTTGACGAGATTTACCTCAAGTCGGATCAAGTCTGCCGCCTGTCTGTGTTGACCCTAATATACAGAGCTATCCCTGCAGCTGTGGATAGTCGGAGTACATTTGTAGACGACTGCATTGAGACAGCACGAGTGACACTGGAACTACACCAAAGCTGCATGACGATGATGGAGGAAGGTAACAGAAGTAACGAAGTCAAGTGTTCGTACCTACACTG GACGATAATGTACTCGCCATTCGTGCCGTTCATCGTTCTGTTTTGTCATGTTATTGAATCCTCGTCCTACTCAGACCTGATACGATTGGAAGATTTTGTCAATTCGCTCCAGCCCAACTGTTCCTTGTCGGAGGCTATTGCGAAAATGCACCGACTCTGCCAGGTCCTCAGCAACGTTGCCAGACTATATGTCGAGGCAAAAGCGCAAGCCCAGACGCAAGAGAACGAAGACCTGGCGTCTGTGGGCCAAGAATTTGATGTTTATCTTAGTGCTCTTGGCTTAGCACCTACACAGGCCGAAGCCGGTGATGTTCGATGGAATGGACCTGTTCCTGTGCCGGGACCTATCCCCCAAGGTTTGGCCGAAGGAGCCGAAGGACAAGGATTCCAGAACACTATGCCTCCGACTACATTAGGCAGCTGGTTCTCGGGTAACCAACATATGATGGGACTTTTAGAGGAGGATCTATCgctttttgatccttctgCGTGGTCATGA